One Dysosmobacter welbionis DNA segment encodes these proteins:
- a CDS encoding DUF4406 domain-containing protein has product MSREKLIYIASPYAGDIETNTAFAKKACWYAIHQGHTPIAVHLLYPQMLDDAEPTEREIGLRLGHRVLEVCDELWLCGGRVSSGMAREIEEAQRLGIPIRQIGELEIKQEALPAEMEQSEAPGQSMGMA; this is encoded by the coding sequence ATGAGCAGAGAAAAACTGATTTACATCGCCTCTCCCTATGCAGGAGATATTGAGACAAACACCGCGTTTGCGAAAAAGGCGTGCTGGTATGCCATCCATCAGGGGCATACGCCCATCGCCGTCCACCTGCTCTACCCACAGATGTTGGATGACGCTGAGCCAACAGAACGGGAAATTGGACTGCGGCTGGGACACCGGGTGCTGGAAGTCTGCGATGAACTGTGGCTCTGCGGCGGCAGGGTCAGTTCCGGCATGGCCCGTGAGATTGAGGAGGCCCAACGGCTCGGCATCCCCATCCGACAGATTGGGGAGCTGGAAATCAAGCAGGAGGCTCTGCCCGCTGAGATGGAGCAAAGCGAAGCTCCAGGGCAGAGCATGGGTATGGCATAA
- a CDS encoding conjugal transfer protein TrbL family protein: MFILDFFLGGLMDQFIDWVYSQLVGFFGNFFAEMGNMGVELFEMSWVQSIVLFFSYLAWTLYVVGLVVAVFEVGIEYQTGRASIKDAAISAVKGFMAVGCFTLVPVELYKLSVTLQASLTSGITGYGESFDALSTDIINSLQGVDIGAAASSGVFGGIGSITSPIMVIFIIIMMGYAVIKCFFSNLKRGGVLLIQIAVGSLYMFSVPRGYMDGFVQWCKQIIGLCLTTFLQATILTAGLLVLKDHALLGLGLMLSAGEVPRICGAFGLDTSTRANIMSAVYAAQSAVNTTRTVVQAVGAAK; encoded by the coding sequence ATGTTTATATTGGACTTTTTCCTTGGCGGGCTGATGGATCAGTTTATCGACTGGGTCTACAGCCAGCTTGTTGGTTTCTTTGGCAACTTTTTTGCCGAGATGGGGAACATGGGCGTCGAGCTCTTCGAGATGAGCTGGGTACAGTCCATTGTTCTCTTTTTTTCTTATCTGGCCTGGACGCTGTATGTCGTCGGGCTGGTGGTGGCCGTGTTCGAGGTCGGAATCGAATACCAGACCGGACGGGCCAGTATCAAGGACGCGGCTATCAGCGCCGTCAAGGGCTTTATGGCCGTGGGGTGTTTTACCCTGGTGCCGGTGGAACTTTATAAACTCTCCGTCACGCTGCAGGCCAGCCTGACCTCTGGAATTACCGGGTATGGCGAGAGCTTTGATGCCCTTTCCACTGATATCATCAACTCCCTGCAGGGCGTGGATATCGGGGCCGCGGCCTCCTCCGGCGTATTCGGCGGGATTGGCAGCATCACCAGCCCCATCATGGTAATTTTTATTATCATCATGATGGGGTACGCCGTCATCAAGTGCTTTTTCTCCAACCTCAAGCGCGGAGGAGTCTTACTCATCCAGATTGCTGTGGGTTCCCTGTATATGTTCTCGGTGCCCCGCGGCTATATGGACGGTTTTGTGCAGTGGTGCAAGCAGATCATCGGTCTGTGTCTGACCACCTTCCTGCAGGCCACCATCCTTACAGCGGGACTGCTGGTGCTGAAGGATCATGCGCTGCTGGGCCTTGGCCTGATGCTGTCGGCCGGTGAAGTGCCCCGCATCTGCGGCGCCTTTGGGCTGGACACCTCGACACGCGCCAACATCATGTCCGCCGTCTATGCAGCACAGTCAGCGGTCAACACCACCCGCACCGTGGTACAGGCAGTGGGGGCGGCGAAATGA
- a CDS encoding DUF4259 domain-containing protein: MGCWGITALESDNGLDAVRCVRYNLPADGQLDLGEMLERLKKDRWNAPCDVKLGCAHTSPMALAEIVVKYLDGDPGSLDYDEEWAAEDNKFRSVTSFTASRASLRELRDYLADTLKYARIRAERQIKAGELPGGWFDPKDWDGWQKHMEGLIHRLDGVLALEGSTLELAHPPAPTVPELTM, from the coding sequence ATGGGCTGTTGGGGAATCACCGCACTGGAGTCCGACAATGGACTGGATGCGGTTAGATGTGTCCGGTACAATTTACCGGCAGATGGACAACTGGACTTGGGAGAAATGCTTGAACGATTAAAGAAAGACCGATGGAATGCCCCCTGTGATGTAAAGCTGGGGTGTGCGCATACCAGCCCTATGGCACTGGCTGAGATCGTTGTAAAGTATCTTGACGGTGATCCCGGCAGTTTGGACTATGATGAGGAGTGGGCGGCCGAGGACAACAAGTTCCGGTCCGTCACCTCGTTTACAGCATCAAGGGCTTCTCTCCGGGAACTCCGGGATTACCTTGCGGACACTTTGAAATACGCCAGGATCAGAGCGGAGCGGCAGATCAAAGCCGGCGAGCTGCCCGGCGGCTGGTTTGATCCGAAGGATTGGGACGGATGGCAGAAACACATGGAGGGCCTTATTCACCGGCTGGATGGCGTTCTGGCCTTGGAAGGCAGTACGCTGGAGTTAGCTCATCCACCGGCGCCGACTGTCCCGGAATTAACCATGTAG
- a CDS encoding DUF3852 domain-containing protein yields the protein MMKTKKMLCAVVMVMMLAIMFTVPAFAAGTGDVAGAIEGTWTDASAQIKTVVNNVVFPVIDLVLAVFFFAKLGMAYFDYRKHGQFEWTAPAILFACLIFTLTAPTYVWTILGM from the coding sequence ATGATGAAAACGAAAAAGATGCTCTGTGCGGTCGTAATGGTAATGATGCTGGCCATCATGTTTACGGTACCCGCATTTGCGGCAGGAACCGGGGATGTGGCTGGTGCCATTGAAGGCACTTGGACGGACGCATCCGCCCAGATCAAAACGGTTGTCAATAATGTGGTCTTTCCCGTGATTGACCTTGTTCTGGCTGTGTTCTTCTTCGCCAAATTGGGCATGGCGTATTTTGACTATAGAAAGCACGGCCAGTTCGAATGGACTGCGCCGGCCATCCTGTTTGCCTGCCTTATCTTCACCCTGACGGCTCCCACCTATGTCTGGACGATCCTGGGAATGTAA
- a CDS encoding DUF6550 family protein, with amino-acid sequence MTENTKKWLTVAGCLVVCAILVAVIASSFSKDKVTDDLLPPSSSQQGDVVVDPDSSTPPPAESGDDQKPGDNVTVNPETPDASTNTDDGNGADFTGTEQTIQPDPVKPEYTEDELKDPTKTPDGTPVEGTPEPQDHNNVTPPPEQPSTNTSGGLPGFDNVPNAGANQGGSIDSDGDINTQVGIMG; translated from the coding sequence ATGACGGAGAATACCAAGAAGTGGCTGACCGTGGCCGGATGTCTTGTGGTCTGCGCAATCCTGGTTGCTGTGATCGCAAGCAGCTTCAGCAAAGACAAGGTCACCGATGACCTGCTCCCGCCCAGCAGCTCCCAGCAGGGCGATGTAGTGGTGGACCCGGACAGCAGTACCCCGCCTCCCGCAGAATCCGGGGATGACCAGAAGCCGGGAGATAATGTGACCGTTAACCCGGAAACCCCGGATGCCAGTACCAACACCGATGATGGAAACGGCGCTGATTTTACCGGCACAGAGCAGACCATTCAGCCGGACCCGGTCAAACCGGAATATACAGAGGATGAACTGAAGGACCCCACCAAGACGCCGGATGGGACTCCGGTCGAGGGTACTCCTGAGCCGCAAGATCACAACAATGTGACGCCTCCCCCTGAACAGCCCTCCACCAACACCAGTGGCGGCCTGCCTGGTTTCGATAATGTTCCCAACGCAGGCGCAAATCAAGGTGGAAGTATCGATAGTGATGGAGATATCAATACTCAGGTTGGCATAATGGGATAA
- a CDS encoding TadE/TadG family type IV pilus assembly protein, with protein sequence MNRLRQILKDRRGVAFPLIIAIVLVLVMLMCCISEYFRLLIVAQGVRDAVQEAVISTVNDNYDDVYHGVREGYSGAYQPLAGDFEESLDYGDIYGRLDDILGLTYRGGYHTQYTEDGGMEFRVWGLDVEIRNAPFASGDSAGDRFVADCEIELEVPVSFGGELLPPMRMTVKVSAGYAPRF encoded by the coding sequence ATGAACAGACTCAGGCAGATTTTGAAAGACCGGCGCGGCGTGGCCTTCCCCCTGATTATTGCCATTGTGCTGGTGCTGGTAATGCTGATGTGCTGCATCAGCGAATATTTCCGTCTGCTCATCGTGGCCCAGGGGGTTCGGGATGCGGTGCAGGAGGCTGTGATCTCCACCGTCAACGACAACTATGACGATGTGTACCATGGCGTCCGGGAGGGCTACTCCGGCGCCTACCAGCCGTTGGCGGGAGATTTTGAGGAATCACTGGACTATGGCGATATCTATGGACGCTTGGACGATATCCTTGGGCTGACCTATCGGGGCGGCTACCATACTCAGTACACAGAGGATGGTGGGATGGAGTTCCGTGTGTGGGGCCTTGATGTGGAGATCCGCAACGCACCGTTCGCTTCCGGCGACAGCGCCGGCGACCGTTTTGTGGCGGACTGTGAAATCGAATTGGAGGTTCCAGTGTCTTTTGGAGGAGAGCTTCTGCCGCCCATGCGGATGACAGTCAAGGTCAGCGCGGGCTATGCCCCTCGGTTTTAA
- a CDS encoding DUF4320 family protein, whose protein sequence is MKRILRSRRGEGYIDVCVLVLCAMLVIALAVQVLPAFIAKQQLDTFATELVREAEIAGRIGPETDRREQALREQTGLDPEIEWSDTGRIQLNEEVTVTLTHEIDLGLFAGFGSFPITLRADATGKSEVYWK, encoded by the coding sequence CTGAAACGGATTTTGAGATCCCGACGCGGAGAGGGATACATCGATGTGTGCGTCCTGGTGCTCTGCGCCATGCTGGTGATCGCGCTGGCAGTGCAGGTCCTCCCAGCCTTTATTGCCAAACAGCAGCTCGATACCTTTGCCACTGAACTGGTGCGTGAGGCGGAAATCGCCGGCAGGATCGGGCCGGAAACTGACCGCCGGGAACAGGCCCTGCGGGAGCAGACCGGCCTGGACCCGGAGATTGAATGGAGCGATACCGGCCGCATCCAGCTCAACGAGGAGGTCACGGTCACGCTCACTCATGAGATCGACCTCGGTCTCTTTGCCGGCTTTGGCAGTTTCCCCATCACCCTGCGGGCAGATGCCACAGGAAAGTCGGAGGTGTACTGGAAATGA
- a CDS encoding DUF3848 domain-containing protein, with product MDYTGSIYRLIDRAEDEMKEYAQRVKQLSADEIYRHSAETAAKESLLSALIHDSYELDDDDLDLILKPKNPVEALYQFLTSDKTDLSSESSISSILSEYNAQCQERDLTLGEEVTMC from the coding sequence ATGGACTATACAGGCAGCATCTATCGATTGATTGATCGTGCGGAAGATGAAATGAAGGAATATGCTCAAAGGGTGAAGCAGCTATCTGCCGATGAAATTTATCGCCATTCAGCTGAAACTGCGGCAAAGGAAAGCCTGCTTTCTGCTCTTATCCATGACAGTTATGAACTCGACGATGATGACTTGGATTTAATCCTTAAGCCAAAAAATCCTGTGGAAGCACTATACCAATTCCTGACAAGTGATAAAACTGATCTTTCATCGGAAAGCTCTATCTCCAGTATTTTGAGCGAATATAATGCTCAGTGTCAGGAAAGGGATCTGACTTTAGGCGAGGAGGTAACCATGTGCTGA
- a CDS encoding secretion protein F, translated as MTFLLFLFGIFLALGMFLLTADLLRLPRLATQRAMLSVGRQEKKQARSVEALLMGWAIKLAPHIHMDEYKRGRLKNTLAAAGLNMTPEEYTAFAMIKTGAVLLTVIPCLLIFPMLALIVVLLAVAVYFKEIRRAEEKLSAKRDEIEAELPRFVATITQELAASRDVLSMIEHYKQNSGPVFSAELDVLTADMRSGSYEAALTRFEARFNSPLLSDIVRGLIGVLRGDNGVHYFQMLSHDMKQLELQRLKAKAMKIPPKIRVFSFVLLMCFLVTYLSIIIYEIIHSLGGMF; from the coding sequence ATGACTTTCCTTCTGTTTTTATTTGGCATATTCCTTGCGCTGGGTATGTTTCTTTTGACGGCTGATCTGCTCAGGCTCCCCCGTCTGGCCACCCAGCGTGCCATGCTCTCGGTGGGCCGCCAGGAGAAGAAGCAGGCCCGCAGTGTGGAGGCCCTGCTCATGGGCTGGGCGATCAAGCTGGCCCCACACATCCATATGGATGAGTATAAGCGGGGCCGTCTGAAAAATACGCTGGCCGCTGCTGGGCTGAACATGACACCGGAGGAGTACACCGCCTTTGCCATGATCAAGACCGGTGCAGTGCTGCTGACGGTGATTCCGTGCCTGTTGATTTTCCCAATGTTGGCGTTGATAGTTGTTCTTCTGGCGGTGGCGGTTTATTTCAAAGAGATTCGCAGGGCGGAGGAAAAACTCTCTGCCAAGAGGGACGAGATTGAGGCGGAACTGCCCCGGTTCGTGGCCACCATCACCCAAGAACTGGCCGCCAGCCGGGATGTGCTGAGCATGATTGAGCATTATAAGCAGAATTCCGGTCCTGTTTTCTCCGCTGAACTGGATGTCCTCACCGCGGATATGCGTTCCGGCTCCTATGAGGCGGCGCTGACCCGCTTTGAGGCCCGGTTCAACTCTCCGCTGCTTTCGGACATTGTCCGCGGACTCATCGGCGTGCTGCGAGGCGACAACGGGGTCCACTACTTTCAGATGCTCAGCCACGATATGAAGCAGCTGGAACTCCAGCGCCTCAAGGCAAAGGCCATGAAAATCCCGCCTAAGATCCGTGTATTCTCCTTTGTCCTGCTCATGTGCTTCCTGGTGACTTATCTGTCCATCATCATCTACGAGATTATCCATTCCCTGGGCGGGATGTTTTAA
- a CDS encoding type II secretion system F family protein, which produces MNLIQLIACIGLITGCFVLLHISPMDFTEGVFRRITSKPKSIRSEVNESTRRKKKSFLRREIEETQTILRMTGRAAKFPMVCALSLLLFLVGAAFALTLGNLFLVPVLAVGMMFVPFWFIRLTANHYKKNIAAELETALSIITTAYLRNEDIQTAVEENIDYLNPPVRSVFVEFLTRIKLVDPDVDAALQDMGTKIDNAVFREWVAALLTCRHDRGLKTILTPIVAKLSDMRIVNGELENLVFEPRKEFITMQVLVIGNIPLLYWLNQDWYDVLMHTPLGQALLAAIAAVMFISTAAVIKLTQPIEYRR; this is translated from the coding sequence ATGAATCTGATCCAGTTGATTGCCTGTATAGGGCTGATCACAGGTTGTTTTGTCCTTTTACACATCTCCCCTATGGACTTCACTGAAGGGGTGTTCCGCAGAATCACCAGTAAGCCCAAAAGCATCCGGTCGGAGGTTAATGAGAGTACACGGCGCAAAAAGAAATCCTTTCTGCGCCGGGAAATCGAGGAGACACAGACCATTCTGCGGATGACTGGCCGGGCCGCCAAGTTTCCCATGGTGTGCGCCCTGTCCCTGCTTCTTTTTCTGGTAGGGGCCGCCTTCGCCCTGACGCTGGGCAACCTCTTCCTGGTGCCGGTGCTGGCGGTGGGCATGATGTTCGTGCCGTTCTGGTTTATCCGTCTGACCGCAAATCACTACAAAAAGAACATTGCCGCTGAACTGGAAACCGCCCTCTCTATCATCACCACAGCTTATCTCCGCAATGAGGACATCCAGACGGCAGTGGAGGAAAACATTGACTATCTCAACCCGCCCGTCCGGAGTGTGTTTGTGGAGTTTCTCACCCGGATCAAGCTGGTGGACCCCGATGTGGACGCCGCCCTCCAGGACATGGGGACGAAGATCGACAACGCCGTGTTTCGGGAGTGGGTGGCCGCTCTGCTGACCTGCCGACACGACCGGGGGCTCAAGACCATCCTGACTCCCATCGTGGCTAAACTCTCCGATATGCGGATCGTCAACGGTGAGCTGGAGAATCTGGTGTTTGAGCCCCGCAAGGAGTTTATCACCATGCAGGTGCTGGTCATCGGCAATATCCCGCTGTTGTACTGGCTCAATCAGGACTGGTACGATGTTCTGATGCACACCCCGCTGGGGCAGGCGCTGTTGGCAGCCATTGCCGCTGTGATGTTCATCAGCACCGCAGCGGTCATCAAGCTGACCCAGCCCATTGAGTATCGGAGGTGA
- a CDS encoding CpaF/VirB11 family protein, whose product MAEDLPRRSLNTESAGGYRAHSLFFTPENEGQDFNTVLQDVQEYISGKYSALITEGGDEDAKAQIKRYITKYVQDRRIAVKGYSGDQLVDALYTEMAEFGLLTKYIFGTGIEEINVNSWRDIEVLYANGETVKLEEHFDSPEHAVNVIRRMLHVSGMVLDNASPAVLGHLSKNIRIAVLKTPLVDEDVGVTASIRIVNPQNMQKEDFVKGGTATGPMLDFLAACLRYGVSVCVAGATGSGKTTVAGWLLTTIPDNKRIFTIENGSRELDLVREKDGRVCNSVIHTITRESENAKQNIDQDMLLDMALRYHPDIICVGEMRSAEAYAAQEAARTGHGVLTTIHSNSSQATWRRMVTLCKRKHEMADDTLMDLVTEAFPIVVFAKQLEDKSRKIMEIMECEILPTGERRYNTLYHFKIEENRLEDGKYRIKGRHEAVNPISESLQKRFIDNGMPQEVLTQLVGKKSAPSKGKSGSSPAKAGQATPAPKTRSAQSKPPAKPETGKEGGESV is encoded by the coding sequence ATGGCGGAGGATCTCCCCAGGCGGTCCCTGAATACAGAGTCTGCAGGCGGCTATCGGGCGCATTCTCTCTTCTTCACCCCGGAGAATGAAGGGCAGGATTTCAACACCGTCCTGCAGGATGTGCAGGAATATATCTCCGGCAAGTATTCCGCCCTCATCACCGAGGGCGGCGATGAAGACGCCAAGGCCCAGATCAAACGGTACATCACCAAATATGTGCAGGACCGGCGCATCGCGGTCAAAGGCTATTCCGGCGACCAGCTGGTGGACGCCCTCTACACGGAGATGGCCGAGTTCGGCCTGCTCACCAAGTACATCTTCGGAACCGGCATTGAGGAGATTAATGTGAACTCTTGGCGGGATATCGAGGTGTTGTACGCCAATGGCGAAACGGTCAAGCTGGAGGAACATTTCGACAGCCCTGAACACGCCGTCAATGTGATCCGCCGTATGCTCCATGTCAGCGGTATGGTGCTGGACAATGCCAGTCCCGCCGTCCTGGGCCATCTCAGCAAGAACATCCGCATCGCGGTCCTCAAGACCCCTTTGGTGGACGAGGATGTGGGCGTCACGGCATCCATCCGTATCGTCAACCCGCAGAATATGCAGAAAGAGGACTTCGTAAAAGGTGGAACAGCCACAGGCCCCATGCTGGACTTTCTGGCCGCCTGCCTGCGTTACGGCGTTTCCGTCTGCGTTGCCGGGGCCACCGGTTCCGGCAAGACTACGGTGGCAGGCTGGCTCCTGACCACCATCCCGGACAACAAGCGTATTTTCACCATCGAGAACGGCTCCCGTGAGCTGGACCTGGTGCGGGAGAAAGATGGCCGGGTGTGCAACAGCGTCATCCACACCATCACCCGTGAGAGCGAGAACGCCAAGCAGAATATCGATCAGGATATGCTGCTGGACATGGCCCTGCGGTACCACCCCGACATCATCTGTGTGGGCGAGATGCGGTCTGCGGAGGCGTATGCCGCACAGGAGGCCGCCCGTACTGGCCACGGCGTGTTGACCACCATTCATTCCAACTCATCCCAGGCTACATGGCGGCGTATGGTCACCCTCTGCAAGCGTAAGCACGAGATGGCCGACGATACCCTCATGGATCTGGTCACCGAGGCATTCCCCATCGTGGTGTTCGCCAAGCAGCTGGAGGATAAGAGCCGTAAAATCATGGAGATCATGGAGTGTGAGATCCTGCCCACTGGGGAGCGCCGGTACAACACCCTTTATCACTTCAAAATCGAAGAAAACCGGTTGGAGGACGGCAAATACCGTATTAAGGGCCGCCACGAGGCGGTCAACCCCATCTCGGAAAGCCTGCAGAAGCGGTTCATCGACAATGGTATGCCGCAGGAGGTGCTGACTCAGCTCGTGGGCAAAAAGTCCGCTCCCTCTAAGGGTAAGTCAGGCTCCAGTCCGGCAAAGGCAGGACAGGCAACGCCCGCTCCGAAGACCAGGAGCGCACAGTCCAAGCCGCCTGCCAAACCTGAAACCGGCAAGGAAGGAGGCGAATCTGTATGA
- a CDS encoding ATPase AAA, whose product MLNFKKAGIFSRGSGQEDACEQEDQSGGVLAVWGSPGSGKTTVAVRLAKYLADKRRNVILLLCDMTAPMLPCICPAADLECERSLGSVLAAAHVSENLVKNNLVTHKRLGYLTMLGMLKGENEYTYPPYNEVQARELIDCLREIAPYVVIDCGSYIANDILSAVALMEADSVLRLANADLKSISYLSSQLPLLRDAKWDTDKQYKTASNVKSQQAGDHMSQALGTVAFTLPHSAELEGQYLAGNLLADLSMKDSRVFRKEIEKIAREVFGC is encoded by the coding sequence ATGCTGAACTTCAAGAAAGCGGGTATTTTTTCCCGAGGAAGTGGCCAGGAGGACGCCTGTGAGCAGGAGGATCAGAGCGGCGGGGTGCTGGCGGTGTGGGGCAGCCCCGGCAGCGGCAAGACCACCGTGGCCGTGCGGCTGGCCAAGTATCTGGCCGACAAGCGCCGGAATGTGATCCTCCTTCTCTGCGACATGACAGCCCCAATGCTTCCCTGTATCTGCCCGGCGGCAGATCTGGAGTGCGAGCGTTCCCTCGGGAGCGTGTTGGCCGCCGCCCATGTGTCGGAGAATCTGGTCAAGAACAACCTGGTCACCCACAAACGCCTGGGTTACCTCACCATGCTGGGGATGCTCAAGGGAGAGAATGAGTACACCTACCCGCCTTACAACGAGGTGCAGGCGCGGGAGCTCATCGACTGCCTGCGGGAGATCGCTCCTTATGTGGTCATTGACTGCGGCAGTTACATCGCCAACGACATCCTCTCCGCTGTGGCGCTCATGGAGGCGGATTCCGTCCTGCGGCTGGCCAACGCCGACCTCAAGAGCATCAGCTACCTGTCCAGCCAACTTCCCCTCCTGCGGGATGCCAAATGGGATACGGACAAGCAGTACAAGACCGCCAGCAATGTAAAGTCCCAGCAGGCCGGGGATCACATGAGTCAGGCGCTGGGGACAGTGGCCTTCACGCTGCCCCATTCGGCGGAGCTGGAGGGACAGTATCTGGCCGGCAACCTGCTGGCGGACCTATCCATGAAGGACAGCCGGGTATTCCGCAAGGAGATCGAGAAGATTGCCAGGGAGGTGTTTGGGTGTTAG
- the cpaB gene encoding Flp pilus assembly protein CpaB: MSFLKNRTVVGVICILLSLLICFGLTPLFNQSVSQKAEIVRVVQPIRAGDEITESMVQIVEVGGYNLPEDVLRQKESVVGKYATADLAVGDYIIPSKLSDAPAAENAYLYSLDGSQQAISVSIKSFAEGLSGKLQSGDIVSVIAPDYKQQGQTVVPAELQYVEIISVTASSGYDANTGEPVDEEDDKELPDTVTLLVSPEQAKVLAELEAEGTIHLALVYRGDRENADKFLTSQDEIILELYPPEPDPEEKPQENPAESEPAADSSETAETEAPAKTEEVA, translated from the coding sequence ATGAGTTTTTTGAAAAATCGCACCGTGGTCGGTGTAATCTGCATCCTGCTCTCCCTGCTGATCTGCTTCGGTCTGACCCCGCTGTTCAACCAGAGCGTCAGCCAGAAAGCTGAGATCGTGCGGGTAGTCCAGCCCATCCGGGCCGGCGATGAGATCACCGAGAGCATGGTTCAGATCGTGGAGGTGGGCGGCTATAATCTCCCAGAGGATGTCCTTCGGCAGAAAGAGAGCGTCGTGGGTAAATACGCTACTGCGGATCTGGCTGTGGGCGACTATATCATCCCTTCCAAACTCTCAGACGCCCCAGCAGCGGAAAACGCCTACCTGTACAGCCTGGACGGGAGCCAGCAGGCCATCTCCGTGTCCATCAAAAGTTTTGCGGAGGGGCTCTCCGGCAAGCTGCAGAGCGGCGACATTGTGTCGGTGATCGCCCCGGACTACAAGCAGCAGGGCCAGACCGTTGTCCCCGCTGAGCTGCAGTATGTGGAGATTATCAGTGTTACCGCCTCCTCCGGCTATGACGCCAACACCGGTGAGCCTGTGGACGAGGAGGATGACAAGGAACTGCCCGATACTGTCACCCTGCTGGTGTCCCCCGAGCAGGCCAAAGTGTTGGCCGAGCTGGAGGCCGAGGGGACCATCCATCTGGCGCTGGTCTACCGGGGCGACCGGGAGAATGCCGACAAGTTCCTGACCTCTCAAGACGAGATCATTCTGGAATTGTATCCCCCGGAGCCGGACCCCGAGGAGAAACCACAGGAGAATCCCGCAGAGTCCGAACCCGCCGCTGACTCCAGCGAAACCGCAGAAACGGAGGCGCCCGCGAAAACCGAGGAGGTGGCCTGA
- a CDS encoding prepilin peptidase: MQAFLFLTALAAASAVDCRKRTIPDFLCLLTAAAGLISFSPAQFFGVLAALPLLIAALIRPECMGGGDIKLTAAAGFVLGFWRGIWGMALGLLLAVLYFCTAMLFQKFIHHPLPAMTRAALPLGPFLSIGFAALYCFGG; encoded by the coding sequence GTGCAGGCGTTCCTGTTTCTCACGGCACTGGCCGCTGCCTCTGCGGTGGACTGCCGCAAGCGTACTATCCCGGATTTCCTCTGTCTTTTGACCGCCGCGGCGGGGCTGATCTCCTTCAGCCCCGCCCAGTTTTTTGGAGTGCTGGCGGCTCTGCCCCTGCTGATTGCCGCCCTGATCCGGCCGGAGTGCATGGGCGGCGGCGACATCAAACTCACTGCTGCGGCCGGCTTTGTGCTGGGCTTTTGGCGGGGGATCTGGGGGATGGCGCTGGGTCTGCTGCTGGCGGTGCTGTATTTCTGCACCGCTATGTTATTTCAAAAATTCATTCATCATCCGCTACCCGCAATGACACGGGCGGCGCTACCGCTGGGACCATTTTTATCCATCGGCTTTGCCGCACTATACTGTTTTGGAGGTTGA
- a CDS encoding DUF6133 family protein yields MKKMFNKMSNTVKTMTCKAHCAMTCARAHLSAPLCNTRGEGYIDTAIKILIAVVLGALLLAGLYTLFGDTVLPTVTERVEEMFDYKG; encoded by the coding sequence ATGAAGAAGATGTTCAACAAGATGTCCAACACCGTAAAGACGATGACCTGCAAGGCCCACTGCGCCATGACCTGCGCCCGTGCCCACCTGTCCGCCCCTCTCTGCAACACTCGCGGCGAGGGCTACATCGACACCGCCATCAAGATCCTGATTGCCGTGGTGCTGGGCGCCCTGCTCCTGGCTGGCCTCTACACTCTGTTCGGGGACACCGTCCTGCCCACCGTGACCGAGCGCGTAGAGGAAATGTTTGACTACAAGGGCTGA
- a CDS encoding SpoVG family protein encodes MAKAQTTSENPQGEVSQQDTPVLPMQYDVRIHSIQFDGPCRATASLNINGCFAVRGVKLMEGSNGLFVSMPGQINSKGEIKDICFPYTREARAELESAVVTAYQQALTQGMNRSPQSAPDPTAQQAQKMGM; translated from the coding sequence ATGGCAAAAGCGCAGACCACAAGTGAAAACCCCCAGGGAGAGGTTTCCCAGCAGGATACTCCTGTCCTTCCCATGCAGTATGATGTCCGTATCCACTCTATCCAGTTTGACGGTCCCTGCCGGGCCACCGCATCGCTGAACATCAACGGCTGTTTTGCCGTCCGGGGCGTCAAGCTCATGGAGGGCAGCAATGGGCTGTTTGTATCCATGCCCGGCCAGATCAACAGCAAGGGTGAAATCAAGGACATCTGTTTTCCGTACACACGGGAGGCACGCGCCGAACTGGAATCGGCTGTCGTGACCGCCTACCAGCAGGCACTGACGCAGGGGATGAACCGCTCTCCCCAGTCCGCGCCGGACCCCACGGCACAGCAGGCTCAGAAGATGGGTATGTGA